The sequence below is a genomic window from Colletotrichum destructivum chromosome 4, complete sequence.
CCGCCTAGCACAACACAAGTGAGCCCAGAAAACCATCATACCCAGAGCCTCGCCTCAGTCAGCCGTCACAAGATGACCAAGAAAGTCCGTTCAATGTTCTCTGGTGGCCACAATGGGACCACACGTCTCCCTCTCTATTGTAAAAAGAAGTCAATTTGAGAGGTGAAATCACTAGAACAGCTGTACACAAACGGCAGGCAGCATGACAAGTGAACTGGGTTTCATTACCATTGCAAGCCGCCATTACGACTATACTCTCTACTGCATCACATGGGTATCAGTGTCGCAACAACTTTCCCGTCTTACATAGCCTCTTGGTCATAGACCATCATATAGGCCTTTGTCATCCTTCGTCCTGACAGGTATCTGAGGTGGGAGGCCTCCGGTCTACTAGACTTCGTAAGACTTATTATATCCCTTTTATCGTAATCATGGTGGTTCACAAGCGAGCCTAGGCGACGGCTGTATCCTTCCCGTTTACTGGAGTGTTGTTGTTCCCACTTGccggggcggccgaggcAGGAGGATGGTGTTGTCCGATACCGAGGACTCTCTGCAGGCTCTTCCTGATGCCTTTCCCGCCACTCTCATCTTGGTTCTCTGTCTTCTCGCCCCTGCCCAAGAAACCAAGACTCATTCTACGAGTGGCATTCTGGCCCTGGccttccgccgccgacttcttcctccgccgcACTGCCACGATgccgggctcggcggccgagggcttCGGAGGCCACTCGCCGTCCCGCTTCCAGCCCACCACGCAAGCCCGTATCATATCTGACAGGTTGACGGGGCACGATGGCGTAAGGGCGTGCACTATCACCTTCTCGTATAGCGACATGTACACTGAGGGAGTGATGGAAGCGCGCATTGGGTTGCCCGGCGGGAGGAGTGGCGCGGAAATAGGGACGATGGTCTCTATGGGGTATGTCGTCGACGTGAGAGACGCGGCCGATTTCTGGGATTCCTTGGACTTCTGGGCCGTGAGCTCCTTGGACGGGTCCTTGGAGAGCTCGGAAGTgtccgagacggcggccgaggcctcgtTGCTGGGCCGCTGCTGCAGGGAATGGGcaggcgaggatggcgaggctgGGCCCGAGGGATGGGAAAATGAGCCGCGGAAGAACAGGCGAcgaggggagaggggggagaatGTTTGCGTAGGGGAGACGGGCTTGGTGCGCACGCGCACTGTCCTGGCGCCTGTCCAGGCATTGCGCCTTGCCTCGAAGCAGGCCAGGCCTTCATTCCATGCTATCTCCTCGCGGACggcccgcctcctccgcgcACGCTTGTCCGCTACAGATGCTTTtacggcggcgccgatcgCGTCGGGGTTGTCGAAGCGGAACGGGGAGAGTGACACGGGAGGGTCCTCGTCGGACAAGTCAGACACCCATTCCAGTCGAGGCTTAAAGCGCGCCAGGTCCTCCGAGACAGTGCTGTATACCGATTCCGCGTCGCTGtcgtctccctcttcttcttcttcttcttcttcctctccatcctcttcGCTTTCCATTGCCTCGATGTCCTCATCTTGTGACGACGCTGTCACTATCGCCTCTGCTAGGAGATCGGAGGTTGGTTGTTGAGCCTCTTCTACGCCTTCTGCTTGGGATGCTGTCGTATCGGTTGCGGGCGCTGCATCGCCGTTCTGTGGGGGAGAGGCGACGGGGGGCCAAACAAACTCCCAGTCGTTGCGAACCTTGGCGGCAAGGTACTTCTTGACAGCCTCCTTCTGTttgaccttgtccttgcTGAGCAGGTCAGGATCATAATCGGGCAGGTCCAGGGCTAGAGGCTGCTGGGACATTGACAGACGGAACTTGGATAGCGGCGAGCGTGGGGACTTGTAGATCTCTGAGAACAGCATCTTGGAGgtcgagggggaggggtgtggGATTGTCTTTGGCGGGGGGTTGGCCGACGGCGCAAGAGGCGAGGGAGAAACGGCAGGAGTAGGCATGGGAGGCGACTTGAGAGGGGGCGGCTCGGTGGGTGTCTTTATACGACGTGCAATTGAAGCCTCGGGCAGGGCAGCCGGGGCTGTATTGGCCAAAGCTGGAGTAGCAGCGGGAGGCGTAGGCGTAGACGAAGGCGTCGCAGTGGCCGTCGCGTGCGGGGTGGGcaggtgcgggtgcgggtgcgggtgcggaTGAACGTGATGGAGCTGGAGCGCGCCCGTGTCTCGATCTGGGACTGGGTCTGGGACGGTGACTGGGAttgggactgggactggggtggtggccgcggccgcgggtGGCCTGATGGTAGCTTCCAAGGGGGCTGGACTGTCAGTTTCTAAATCCTGTCGTGCAAGAGGTTTGCACTGGGTGGTGTTTTTGTGCAACGCAACGTCCATCCGTCATGCAATGTGCATTGGAGGGGCCCAGGTCGGGAGCGATATGGGTGATATGGGTACAGTAcagagaagggggaggatgCTTGTGTAGTCTTAGTGCGTGCCACTTCCAGGCATCGTATAATGGAGCGGCGACGGGCAGGCCAAGACGGTCCAGAacctttcttttcccttcccctccttgccctttcTGTGTTGGGAGCAAATGGAAAGATTGAGTatggatggaggaggagagaaggggaggggagggaaacgCCAGACTGCAATTGGTACTCGGGCTGAAGTACGTATGGAAGGCGGCGCGACAAGAGAGGTCtaggggaggagaggaggcaAAAGTGACAAAGCAAGCTCGGCTTAGCGTCTTGTATTCCCCTCGTCGACTCACCTCGATCAAATGGAGGAGCGgtgacctcgtcgccgggggTATTAGGagatgcagcagcaaggGAAGGGTGATCTTGTTGGCCGAGCACAGGAACGATGGCCGTAGATGCTACTGCTGGGGGGGCGTCAACCGGCGAATGTAACGCCATGGCTTTATGAGGGGGACAAGAGGCGAGTCGTGCGCGGCCTAGGTGTTGGTGATCGAGCAACCTAAAAAGCGACGAGGATGTgagaggatgaggaggtcAAGGGTCCATCCAGCAACTTGCAAGGCATGAAGTTCGAGGACAAAAAACCCCGAAGGCAATCCCGACTCTATTTTCTGCGACTCGCACTAGCATTGTAGTTGGGGCACAGAGCGGGTTCAAGCCGCCAGGCCCATTAACCCCCTCCAAagcaacaacaaaaaaaaaaaaaaaaagaggaaggaaaaaaggctggatgggtgggtgtgggtgggtTCCTTCCCAGAAACCACAGTTCGCCAATGTCACTCGCAGTCGGAATGTGCCCTCTCGGCGGCTGCGCATGGGTATATACCCTGTCAATGGACACCACCTCTGAGGAGTCAGTTGAACAACATGATGATGATTGATCTTACGCCTGATTGTTTGACATGCCATGCTTCAATGGCAAGACCTGTTCGTCTTCGGTGCCCCCGCCGGAGGTTCATCCTGGTTTTTGTAGTTTGAAGGAACATGCTTCTTCTGTACTTGAGACCAGCTGAGAGCTAGAAGCCTGTCAACTACCTGCGGGGGTTTGTTGGTCGTCTTGCGTCTTGCACAGACAACGCCCAACAACACTCGCACCCCCCAAGTTCTTTGACTTGGAACAACGGGGGCTCAAGACCCAGCTCGGGGGCGGGAGGACGTGTGTGGTTGACAGACGGCCGTCTCGTGCCGCACGTCGTTTCTGGCGACCTGCAGTATGCCGAACTCTGCTTGCTTGTCTGCTTGCCTCATCCTTGGCTGGGGTTGCCAAgttgcctgcctgcctgcctgcttgcttgcttgcttgcatCTCTATTTTCCccgctctcctcccctccatctctctctttctttgcTTGATTCCTCCATACTGTACATGTCATGCTACCATCCGTTAGGTTccctgcccgcccgccttcCCGGCTACTTGCAGGCGCAGATCCGGGGTTTGGTTGGCTACTGGGCTCGAATCCCACCGGGGAAGGAGGGCATTAACTACGGATACACAGTCCACTTCAGGAACCTAAGGGACGAACAGCGAACCCGTATTGTGCTAGGTGTAAGATGCTGGCAGGAGAAGCAAACAAGCGATCATGCTGGTTGATTCCGtccgagagagagagagaaagagctCGTTCGACAACGAGCTGGAAAGACCAATATGTTGATTCTTCCCAAGACTCCCTGCCGAGTCTTGCGTTGAATCCCCCTAAAGAAGTTGGACCACATGCCGGCAACGCACCACTCGCACATATCGGAACTAACCTTCGGGGCATGACAAACCTCGCAGGGCTTCTCCGTCCATCGGACCCTCCAAGCAATCCAAGCAACACCAAAGCTTCGCAGGCACGCAAGGACGATCGCCACAGCCGTTTCCTGCTTAGCTAAGCCTCGGCGTGGGAATGCTCTTGGCTGATGTATCCCCTCTCTCGTGCTTCCCAagtcatcctcctcctctcccttcccccatTAGCCAACAGAAGACGGGGGGTTCATATGCAGCATCCTTCGAAGTGAATTGCGCAAGAGAACAATGCGGAAAAGAAAGCGATCCATCGGGAAAAGCTTCGACTTCTTTGGGAAAGGCCCCGAACGGAGGACCACATGACGCCCTCTCGCCTGTGCAAGGTCCCCACCACGACCGACCGGATTACATAAGAACCCCAGCCGCTCCAACGCGCTCCGTGGCCCACAGGGAGCGCAGATGCGGTCAGgatcgccggcgcccgctGGTTGCATCACCCCACAAACGCACCCAGGTCCTTGCGTTGAGCTCTGGAATAATGACAGGACGGCCGGCTCCGAGCCCCATGCCATTTGTTTCTGATCCCATGAGCAGTAGGTGGGCTGTTCAGAGCTCCCGAGAGTCGACCTTTATATTTTGAATAACGAAGAACCCCTCGGCACAGTACATGCATGTTATGTCATTAAAGTAAACTCTAGACCCGGTGAGTGACTTCAGCTTAAGCTGTTCTGCAATTCGATACCAAGCGCAGCCCACCAAAAGCGCTTCTTTTTCCACAGTGGCCCCTCAAGAGTCTGCCCCGATTCCTTGTTGCGGGGCCTCACGCCTTTTCTGATGGAATGACAGTGGGTTACGGAAAGAGGCCTCTGCCCCCTGACCTGCTTATGCAACCTCCTCAACCATCTTGCCGGACTTCAGGCCTCCGGGCACAAACACCTTGCCCGCCGGCCCTCCGAGCATCTCGTCGGGCACCGCGACCACGCTGCCCTTCTTTGAGTTGACCCAGCGGATAAACGCGACGTCGGGCTTCTGAGACTCGTTGCCTGGCGTCTCGTCGCCCACGCCTCCGCCCTTACCCTTAGTCTTGGGGGCTTGCTTCTTCAGCAGTTTGTTGATGGTTTCCATCTACCGTCATTGTTAGTATGATTTGTCCAGTAGATGATTTTAATGTCAGGGATTGCTCGCTTGCCTTGACTTCTTCATTGCGCTTGTCCGACAGgtttcgtcgtcgacgagccaTTTCCAGCCTTCTCATCGACAGCTCTTCCGCCGTGAACACCTTCTTTGCTTGGACCTCTGTGGCCGTAGTCGTTAGCGCGTGATCTGCCAAAGAAGGATTCGAACCATTACGAGACGTACCATCCGAAAGCTTCATGTACTGCTGAGGCTCGTCCTCGAAGCGAGCACGCTGTCTTCTCGTCATTTTAGTCAGGTCGGGCGTACCCTCGCGGCTGCCGAGTTCACTatcgagctcctcggcatccgGCTGTGCCGTCTCGTCGGCCACTTCgatttcctcctcctcgccttcagcctcatcttcctcgccctcggcatcctcttcatcttcgtcctcgtcctcgtcctcatcgtcatcgtcatcgcccgcACCCCCCACATCGATGCTCATGTTCATCGTGTTCTCGGGGTCACTGACTTCGATCTCGCTgagctcctcttcgtcatcgtcgtcgtcctcaataaccctcgccgccgctggtcGTCGGGGAGTGACCTTGCCAGCCTTGGGCAGCGAGATCTTGATGGTGGGGGCGGCAGGGGtgtccatgtcgacgtcaccatcggcgtcctcctcttcaccctcagcatcgacatccatgtcgtcctcatcgccctcggcatcaggctcctccatctcctcgtcttcttcctcttcctcgtcgctATCCGACTCGACAACGTAGCTCTTCTTGGGGCCGCGGTTGCGTCTCCCGGCGACAATCTCACTTCCATAAGAGGCCCGGCTGTTGACCGAGATGCTGTTCTCAGTCGAGTTTCTCCCCCTGCTGGTGGCCTCACGAAGCTTATTGGCGGGTACTTTGACGGTAAGGTTCAAATGCTCGCTTCCAGGGGAAGACGGCGGGCCGCGGGAGACACCCGAGGTGCGGCCCTCTGAACGGCGGGGACGGCCAGACATGGTGCTGTTTCGTTCGCTGTCGGCCCAGTCAGTAATCTGCTCTTGGGCCTTCTTAGCCGCGGAGCGGCGAGGTCGGGAAGCCATTGTGAGATGAGCGACGTCGCGAGGCTCAATTCCAAGGATGCGGTTGGCGTGCTGGACGATGTCTTGGGTGAAGAGGTTTTGGGGATTTGGTTTAAATGACGGCGGGGGATTTTTAGGCCAAGATTGGACTTGGGAGGAGGTTGAATTAAGGTAAGTTCGGGGGCCGAATAGAcaaggaaggggaaaggTGAGGTGGCACTGCTGCTAAGGAATCCGATCCCTAGATACGGGAGATGAGGTAAGGCAATCAAAGCATTTGGCCGAGATGGTAAGTTGCGCGCCAAGGTAGGTTTTTACgcctcttcctttttttttttactgAATCGCACACACGTGCGGGCGCTTTTCGACTCTCCCCGATGTCCGGGTTCTCGACACGGGTCTGCTTTTGACGCTCTCTAACCAGACCAAACTGGATTCGTGGGCGTGCAGAGTAGATCCAATCACCTGCTGCCCAGAAACGTTGATCCGCAAACCAGATCTTTGCTTGCCTCACTTGATTCGGCGAAGTAAAACGGGTGTGATGCTGATATAAACGATGAATGGACCCCGGCGAGGGGCGGAAAGCTGATGATGAGGTGTggcaggaagaggaaggTCAAGAGGCAGAAACAGAAAGGCTAAAGGGAACGTCGCATCTAAGCTTACCGAGTGATACTTCTGGGTGTGATGGACGACGGCTAGCCGCAGCGATAGAAACGCGTGCAAAGGCAACAAACGGCAAATGGGATAGTTTCCTTGGTGGCCTATCGCCTCACAACTGGATCCAAGCACCGCAAGGTTACTGGGAGGTTCGGTGGCTGCGGCCAAGCCAAGCCGagcgtgggcgtgggcgggAAAAAAAGGCGACCCCTGAACTGAGACTTCGGGAACGATTGGACCTCGTCGCCTCCTGCGCGTGCCGTTTCTCTGCTTCTCTCCTGCGTATTTCTGCAAAAGACTTGgctctctcactcacacacacacacacacactctctctctctctctctctctctctctctctctctctctctctctctctctctctctctctctctctctctctctctctctctctctctctctctctctgtgtgtgtctctctccccttcgaTGTGTTACGCGCGTGGTTTCGTCCTGCGTCCTGTCCCCCCCTGCTTAGTGAGTCCACTCAAGACGTACTTCCCATGAACCTAGAACTGGGATTTGGACCGTGAGATCTCACCTACGGTCGCTTCCTTGGTTTGTGAGCGGCGTTGGGTCGATGAAGGCGCCACCAGCGGTCAAAGATTGTCGGTGACGGGCGAAGGAGCAAAGTGGATGACGGGATTCGGCTGCTCGACACAGGACTGGCCGTGAAAACGGTATGAAATTGAGGGGGGAAGATGGACGACTGCGAACAAGTGAGACGATTCTCAATGAAATGCTACCACAACATCCAAAGTCGACGCTACGTCGGACTGCGCCTTTCAGCCTTTCCTGCTTCCAACAGGCACTGAAGTCCGCTGAAGCGCCGGATGTCGAAAACGGGGCTCCGTTCTGCTGGCCACCATGGGCACCGTGCATCGGATGCGGTCCCACTTCCCACCATACCTTGTACTGCATAGCACTTCATGAACGGTAGCGTACCGTGACAAGCTGCAGCCTGTTGGGCACCGTTTTACTTGTGTATGGCCAGTACCGTAATGAACGTCCAGCCTCTCCGTTATCGCGCCGCACCCCCAACCGAGGCATGTGGTCATAGGTGCCGAACCGCCGACCATCAACTCCCGCCTCCGGGCTGAGCCACTCACTCTATGTGTTGCGCCCGCCTGGACATTTCTCAATTCTTGGTTCTCAGCTCCATCAATCTCCCTAAGAGACCCTTGCTGGGGTTCTCAATACTGCAGACGCAACCATGAGCGATTCCGACGGCAACAAGAGCACCCCCGGCATTCCAGCATGGCAGCGCAATCAAAGAACGGATGCCGAACTCGAGCCGCAGCCCGAACAGCCCTCGCAGGATGCCAAACAAGATGAGCCCGCTAGCGAAAACAACCTCGAAGTCGCCCGCAAGTTCCTGCAAGATGACGAGATCCGGGACGCGCCGAGGGAAGCAAAGGAGGCTTTCCTCAAGACCAAGGGCATATCATCTGAAGATATAGAGCAGCTGTTGGGCAGCTCGGCATCTGAGCCGACACAGGAAGTAAGTCTCTCTATACCGTACGCGACATGCGCCTGGTCATAACTGACAGCATAGTACCAGGCCAACCAAACGGAACAGCAAGCACCGAAAAGCTTGACACAAGTAGCGACAACGACACCTGTACCACAAACAAgaccaacaccaccgcccaACACCGAAGTCTCCATCCCTCGCCAAACAGACCAACCCCCGGTCGTTACATATCCCGAGTTCCTCACGAAGCCGACTCGTCCCCCGCCGCTGATCACGGCCAACAGCATCTTCAACACCCTCTACGCCTTCGCCGGTCTCTCCACCTTCCTCTACGGTACGAGCAAGTATCTCGTGGCGCCCATGGTCGAGAACCTCACCGAGGCGCGCTGCGATCTCCACAGCACCACATCCAAGAATCTTGCCAAGATCATTgagaagctcgagggcaCCGTCTCCGAGgtccccgccaccgccaagGCCTCCGCCACGGACGCGGAAGCATACAAGGACGACGCGagcagcgtcggcgccgacgacccTACCGAAATGTTCCACCGCGACATCGGCACGCAGACGTCGATCCCTTCGACGCCCAGGTTTGGCGAGCCCGGCTTcgggacgacggcgacggcggaaGATAAAAACAAGTCTGCGAGCGAGAGGCATGCTGATAAGCTCACGCGGCTCAAGAGCTCGGCGGACTTGCTCAGGACGACGGTAGTCTCGGATGCCGATGACCTCGCGGACCTCAAGTCCAAGATGGACGTGCTCAAGGACGACCTCGTACAACTGGCGTACCCGAGCCCGCAGGACTACGGCGGCTACTCAATCTACGGTGGCCCACGCAAAAACGAGCCCGAagacgagatcaagaaggCGAGGGACAACATTCGGAGGGTCAAGGGCGTGTTGCTCAGCACGAGGAATTTCCCAGCCTCGGCGAGGTGATGCCGAGGCGCGGTGTTTTGTCTATTTGGCCGGGCTTGGATATCGTGGGAAACTCCGGGAACGGCTGCATGATAATCAGGGGGACTGTGTACCATACAATGAATGAATATGACGGAAATCGACGACTTCGTTTTGTTCGGCAATGCGGTTTTTGCGCAATCCCAAAGCACCAATGCGCTCGATGCTTTTATGAGGTCACCTCTTACATCGACGGGACTTCTAAGCACGAAGCAAGAGACCTATCTGCACGTAGAACCGAGAACTGTCGGCAGCCGCTTTCCCCTCCACGACGGGTAGGACAAGGGTCTAGCTACGTCCAAAGAGGTCGAAGAGATACTCTCATTGTAGGAAAGTTCCCGTTTGCCTCTCTCTTCTGTCCTTTGCAGACCATGACCTCCCCCTGCGCGATGACCGTTGGAGATGCTTCTCTGCAGGTAAACACGGTGCCCAATGATACAGTGATACAGTAGGTCGTCTTGCGAAAAGCTTAGTGGATCTCCACACGGTTATACATTGTGGCGAAAGTCTCCCAGAGACATATTGACTCTTTCACGATCCACCCATTTCACGTACTGCGACATACTGATAGTCTGCTTCTAGAGTGCAATTTTGTCAAAACTGGAACCCAAAGTGCACTAGTGCATAGCCGAGTGCCCATCGTAACGATCACCCTCGACGTTTCATCGTCAATATACAGATCCTGTCTGTTCGTAGAAAAGCATACACCCTCCCTTATATCACTGCTTGCTCTCCACGCGCGTCCCCTCGCTGTCCTTCCCACTGGTGGGAGGAATGCGTACCAACTCGAAGACGCGCTTCCAAGAAGAGACGTTGATGTGCTCAAAGTTTCGGTTCTCCGCCACTTGCTGCTCCTGATACCAGTCTAGGGTCGGTTTGAACGTGTAGGGGTACGCCTTACGCTTGTCCCGTCTGTCAAGATTCACCACCCACTTGTAGAACAGGTTCTCGCACCGGCTGTGCCGGATCGGTCTGCAAGCGCGGGGCGGATGAAAGATGATCTTGCCATCGCTGTTGTGGTTCTGAGGACGGACCATCGGATCGATGTCCATCCCATCTGGCGTGGTGGGCCTTCTCGGGGCAGGCCCGGCACCGGGATAGATTTTGTGAAAACCCCTCGAGGAAAGAAGATATTCGATTGCGGGAAGATATCCCTTTACATCTCTCATCATGGCCTCCAGATTGGCCAAGGTCACATCGATCGGCGAGGTGTACTCGGTGGGGACTGAATCGAAACCTCCAATCCAGACCTGCTTCAAATCAAGACCTCGATGCTTGGCTGCCCCCTTTTCTCGTATCATCCCGATGAGATGCTGTTGGGGCGAGGTGAGCTGGAACTCGTAAAAGCGGTCTCCCGTGGGAAACCGGTCCTTGGCTGCAATGTCCCAGATGAGGAGCTCTGTCCCTTCCCACGGCCTGTGAGGTGCCTGAACTCGCCAAATGGCGAGCCACGGGTGACGGGTGGGTGGTTTACATTGGGAATCGTCGTCGGGAGTGTAGAACAAGGTAAAGTAAGTGTTGAAGACAGGTGGCCCACGTGCGTCGCTCGGGGGTCGGAAGCCTGGCAAGAACTGGGTGAAGAACGGCCAGGGAAACTCCAACCATCTCTCGAACGTGGCAAAGTTCCGATGGAAATCTCCGTATGAGTCAGCAGTATCGGCGATATCTTTGA
It includes:
- a CDS encoding Putative INO80 complex subunit B-like region, INO80 complex, subunit Ies2, with protein sequence MASRPRRSAAKKAQEQITDWADSERNSTMSGRPRRSEGRTSGVSRGPPSSPGSEHLNLTVKVPANKLREATSRGRNSTENSISVNSRASYGSEIVAGRRNRGPKKSYVVESDSDEEEEEDEEMEEPDAEGDEDDMDVDAEGEEEDADGDVDMDTPAAPTIKISLPKAGKVTPRRPAAARVIEDDDDDEEELSEIEVSDPENTMNMSIDVGGAGDDDDDEDEDEDEDEEDAEGEEDEAEGEEEEIEVADETAQPDAEELDSELGSREGTPDLTKMTRRQRARFEDEPQQYMKLSDEVQAKKVFTAEELSMRRLEMARRRRNLSDKRNEEMETINKLLKKQAPKTKGKGGGVGDETPGNESQKPDVAFIRWVNSKKGSVVAVPDEMLGGPAGKVFVPGGLKSGKMVEEVA
- a CDS encoding Putative peroxisomal membrane protein translates to MSDSDGNKSTPGIPAWQRNQRTDAELEPQPEQPSQDAKQDEPASENNLEVARKFLQDDEIRDAPREAKEAFLKTKGISSEDIEQLLGSSASEPTQEANQTEQQAPKSLTQVATTTPVPQTRPTPPPNTEVSIPRQTDQPPVVTYPEFLTKPTRPPPLITANSIFNTLYAFAGLSTFLYGTSKYLVAPMVENLTEARCDLHSTTSKNLAKIIEKLEGTVSEVPATAKASATDAEAYKDDASSVGADDPTEMFHRDIGTQTSIPSTPRFGEPGFGTTATAEDKNKSASERHADKLTRLKSSADLLRTTVVSDADDLADLKSKMDVLKDDLVQLAYPSPQDYGGYSIYGGPRKNEPEDEIKKARDNIRRVKGVLLSTRNFPASAR